Below is a genomic region from Macrobrachium rosenbergii isolate ZJJX-2024 chromosome 24, ASM4041242v1, whole genome shotgun sequence.
cttcttcttcttcttcttcttcttcttcttcttcttcttcttcttcttctttttcagtgtTAAAGGAGATTGTTCCTTCACTTCCTCCTTCCGCTCCTCTTtctagacttcttcttcttcttcttcttcttcttcttcttcttcttcttcttcttcttcttctttcagtgttAAACGAGATTGTTCCTTCACTTCCTCCTTCCGCTCATCTTtctagacttcttcttcttcttcttcttcttcttcttcttcttcttcttcttcttcttcttcttctttcagtgttAAAGGAGATTGTTCCTTCACTCCTCCTTCCGCTCATCTTTCtagacttcctcttcttcttcttcttcttcttcttcttcttcttcttcttcttcttcttcttcttcttcttctttcagtgttAAAGGAGATTGttccttcatttcctcctccttccgCTTTTTCTagactcttttcttcttcttcttcttcttcttcttcttcttcttcttcttcttcttcttcttcttcttcttttcagtgttAAAGGAGATTGTTCCTTCACTTCCTCCTTCCGCTCCTCTTtctagacttcttcttcttcttcttcttcttcttcttcttcttcttcttcttcttcttcttcttcttcttctttcagtgttAAAGGAGATTGTTCCTTCACTTCCTCCTTCCGCTCCTCTTtctagacttcttcttcttcttcttcttcttcttcttcttcttcttcttcttcttcttgcctcgcAATGCAGAGGCAAATGATTGTCCTAAGGGAGTTCAGCCATTCTAAACGCTTGGCTGAATTAAGAGCGGCCATTACCTGACAAGCTCTCCACACTTGGTATACCGGACGTCACAACATATCTCTCAGGTGCGAGGCTTCAGGAATATGATTCGTAATTTAATCGCTGGAAGACTAGCCCCGTTTGAGAATCacttttcatgaattttgttgaatatgtgttaaatttaaaagaaaaacctctCAAGGTCGTATTATTCCTCATAACAAAAGGACTGTATACACCACATTTAGGTTTCTAACTTTACTCCCAAACTTCTCACATGCGTATCCTTACTCAGAATCCTTCCATACACATTACCTGGTGTACGAAGTAATGTTAAGCCCTTTTAACTTTTAGTTTCGATATCCTTTCCGCTTTACACAAGGGACCAGTTATTCCTATCACACATGCTTTATATATTCTGcccagtatatattatatagcagcCTTACTTTTATTCCCATTAACTCAAAACACCTTTCCACGAACACTGTAGTTCAAACTAACTTCCTCTGCTCTTTCATCATTCGCCACTGCCTCCCTTTCTGTCTTTCGTATTTAATCCACCTACATAAGATTGCATGATAGCAGGTCTAAATCTATTCAGTTGCATCTTTTAATCTAAGATGCATTTGTTCAATATTTGCTGACTTTGGattaatttcttgaaatgaaatttacCCCTACTTATTCAAAATACTTAGTTCTTTAATTACTACCTTTTtcaatctcttgtatatatatatatatatatatatatatatatatatatatatatatatatatatacatgtatatatacacacacacacacatatatatatatatatatatatatatatatatatatacacatgtatatatatacacacatatatatatatatatatatatatatatatatatatatatatataaatatgtgtgtgtgtgcgttcaatCACCCTTACAGTTCGACCCTCAGTTTATATGATCACATAACTGCAATCTTATCTTCCATTAGAATAAAAATAGTTTAGAGATTTTGCACCACATTATTCAGTTCCATGACCAAAAATTTAGGAATCAAGGTTATATCTTTCAAAGAAGGCATTTTTTAAAGTGACACAGTGCATAAGCCCAGAGATAACACGCCTTCAGCAATACACCTTCAGTAATGTGAGAAATCATgacaaatatttactttcagcTCAATGTctaatgatatttacagtcttctgCAACAGCTTCGGGATTTTAACCCCATTTTAATCTTTAGTTTAAAACACTTTCCTCTGGGGAAATGATGTGTGCGAATCATTGCCACAGGGACCTTTAATACAATTCTACTCTTCAGTGAAAAAAAAGCATAAGATATCCCAAAGTTCCAAGGAAAAATGCAACAGCTCTGGAACGCCATTCTTGACAGATGATGTAAATGCTCTTGTATTTTTCTAACTCCTAATATTTTGTTGATATGCTTATGCATGACAAAGCATATggcaaaaaagtaaaagatttttataacttCATACCTGGGTCAGGAGAGATGGGTGCGTTTCGAAGCATTGAGGTGAAACGTAGACGGTTGGTATTTTAGACTCCCAAGTCATGTATAAGCTAAGGTAAAGAAAAGCCGTGTGGAAATCTTTTTTCCCCCAATTTCTGTggtattgtgtatatgtatgtatataaaatacatacacacatgcatatatatatatatatatatatatatatatatatatatatatatatatatatatatatatatatatagatagatacatagatttCTGTGGCATTATCTCCAAGTGGGAAGTCCATTTTTCCTTTGTGCCCAAACCCCACTTTTTCTTTGCTATCCTTCATCCGAtttttcatcacacacacacacacatacatatacatatatatatatatatatatatatatatatatatatatatatatatatatatatatatatatatatatatatataacagatagataaaaagagcATCAATTTGAAATTCCTGTTAGCCTTAGGGCAGAAAGATTTTATGCTGAAATTAACTTCACCTTCGTTCATTGTCTTTGATTTGAAACAATGGAGATTACACAGATTAAGCAGGTAGGCTTCCATGCAAATAATTGTTATTGAAACAAATTTCCACATGACAAAAGCAAGCATCTGccattcatgaatattttaaccAAGGCTAATCTTGTCGTTTTGGGGTCATGTTTTCCCTTTATTAGACAATCAGAgtaaatttttggaaaatatgtgaTGATTAGAATAATGGGTACCACTGCGTTGGTCTTGCAACGTCATCACAACAAGTTGGATCAGTCTGTAAGCCCAGCTTTATatagatttaaaataatcattccattcttagttctctctctctctctctctctctctctctctctctctctctctctctctctctctctctctctctctctcagtgatacaTAACTTTGCGGACAGACTTGAGCTGATGcctgatacaataaaaaaaacattaataatgctcaagtttttttatttatttttcccataatgtattttctgcatctctctctctctctctctctctctctctctctctgtcagggttACATAAAGTCACGGACAGATTTTATCTGGTGCCagatactttaataataaaattagcatAATATGCACTGCATCTTACAGTGTTCaagttttttccatattttctgcaTCCAGCCAGTTttagaatgatctctctctctctctctctctctctctctctctctctctctctctctctctctctctctctctctctctgtgtgtgtctaaCAATTGTAGCGGTATTTCTAATGTTGACTCTTAAATCACTTAAACTCTTCTACAATATGTCCAAATAAAACCTCGATCGACGTTGCCAGTGACGTCATGCTCATTGACATCAGAGAATTGTCACGAATCGAGACTTCCAATTCTTAGAATGCCCCTTCCATTTCCTCATCCTTtcactattccttttattcacTGTTATCACTATTTCAATATTACACTGTCAATATTATCGTTTCCTGGCCGTTTCCATTTTCCAGATTCTACAGATACtttgaagaagaggagagatATGTTCAACGcaattttgaaaagtatttttccaCTAAGTGTTATATACCGtataatgtaattttgtttaaagCACGTTATCCATATGAAGTCTAATCTGCGCAAACATGtgatatacataaaatacttAATTGTGTGATAACCCTTCCTACATGTGGAATAGGATTGGCCTAAGATTTCAGAGATGGACATTAGGAACTTTCAGTCGTTGATTATTAAGTTTTTTGtggcaaatgaatttttttttatttacacacacacacacacacacacacactttacggCGACATTACGAGAAGCGACGGAAATGTTTGAGGGCCAGAGCGCCCCGCTGTGATTTCGAATAGAATATTTGTTGTATCACGACGCCGTTTCTGTTTAtcgtctttcttttgtttattgactTCACTAAATTTACCCTTGCAGTAAAATATCGAGCAATATCATCAAATGCTTTTCAGACAGGCCGTATAGCTAAAAGTTTGAGCGCAATTTCAATAATCgttaaagtaaaatagaaaaatcatttgaggttaaatatgaaaaattgataggttcattaaagaaaaaattacataaattagaaaagtaacagttattttatataactAATGGTGTTTATAAAGTACACCATCTACAACGTCTTCTCCTTCTGATGTTGTTCGGTGaccttttgtttttcaaaaatctaGATAATTATAGTACATGTTCTTGCTCAAAAGATGATTCTCTTGTTGCAATTATAAACTCTTACAAAATGCTAAATATACTCACCACTGACCTGTACAGGTATCTGGAAAAGGTTAGTACCTGGTGAAATCAGCGAGGACTCAGACTCGACGAAAGAAAAACTATGAATTTAGGATTAGTTTTATACTGCTTTCTCCCTTCATATTTGTATTTGCGTTGGTAAACAAGCAAacaatgccccgaagtttcttctgcgcaatcgagttttctgtacagccgctacagcgtataatcaaggccaccgaaaatagatctatctttcggtgatctcggtataatgctgtatgagctgcgacccatgaaactttaaccacggcccggtggtggcctatcctatatcgttgccagaagcacagttatggttaactttaaccttaaataaaataaaaactattgaggctagaggactgcaattttgattggagggtgggtgatcaacatacc
It encodes:
- the LOC136851795 gene encoding arginine/serine-rich protein PNISR-like, translated to MAVLNSAKRLAGQNSPRATIRAPGTREKKILLQARRRRRRRRRRRRRRRRSLERGAEGGSEGTISFNTERRRRRRRRRRRRRRRRRRRRRSLERGAEGGSEGTISFNTEKKKKKKKKKKKKKKKKKKKKKRV